The Oxyura jamaicensis isolate SHBP4307 breed ruddy duck chromosome 33 unlocalized genomic scaffold, BPBGC_Ojam_1.0 oxy33_random_OJ72183, whole genome shotgun sequence genomic interval CCGGCACCGGGACGGGGATGGGAGAGAAGGGACGGGACGGGACTGGAGGAGAAGGAACGAGACGGACCGGGAGGGAAGGGGACGGGAGGGATGggacagaagaggaaggaacGGGAGAGAAGGGATGGGACGGGAGGGTGGGGGCAGGGCAGGACCGGAGGAGAACGAACGGGAAGGACCGGGGGGGAACGGGACGGGAGGGAACAGAACGGGATGGGAGGGATGGGACAGGAgggatgggacgggatgggaGGAAACGGAACAGGAGGAAGCGGGACGGGATGGGAGCGGCGGGACGGGAAGGAACAGGATGGGAGAGATGGGGcaggacgggacgggacgggagatacgggacaggaggggacagaacAGAGGCCGGGGCTCAGAGGCCGATGCTGCCGGTTCTGGGCCGTTGATGTCCGCGTCCCCGCAGCGTGCCGGGCGCTGGTGGATGAGCTGGAGTGGGAGATTGCTCAGGTCGACCCCAGGAAAACCATCCAGATGGGCTCGTTCCGGATCAACCCCGACGGCAGCCAGTCGGTTGTGGAGGTGGGAAGCGTCCTGGCGGGGAGCTGCCTCGCTGCCCGGGGGACTCAGGgtcggggctgcggggggagcagggctggccgGGGCGGCAGCCACACAGCGGGGGAGACGAGGAGAGGTTTGGGCCCGTGCTCAGGGCTCTGCGTGGCTTTGAGCCGCGTTTCTCGCAGGACAGCCGAGCCTTTCCCAGAGCTCCCTGGCTCCCAGGGGAGGTGCTGGCCCAGCGCTCCGGCTCTGCTGTCGTGCTCAAAGGCCTGACCCTGCTGATCTTGTGCTCGTCCCGCAGGTGCCCTACGCCCGCTCGGAGGCGCATCTGACCGAGCTGCTGGAGCGGGTGTGCGAGAAGATGAAGGAATACGGAGAAAAGGTGGATCCGTCTACACACCGGAAGAGTTATGTCCGTGTCATCTCCCACGATGGGACCAAGATGGACCTTTCTGGGGTGAAAATTGATGGAGATGTGGCTTCGAGTCTGAAGTTTGCGGTGCGTGTGGGATCTGGGTCCTCGGGGTGGCTGTCGCAGCTCTGTGGATGTCTTAGGTCATGGGTCCCCGTGCTC includes:
- the LOC118158635 gene encoding protein canopy homolog 2-like, with product MGGNGTGGSGTGWERRDGKEQDGRDGAGRDGTGDTGQEGTEQRPGLRGRCCRFWAVDVRVPAACRALVDELEWEIAQVDPRKTIQMGSFRINPDGSQSVVEVPYARSEAHLTELLERVCEKMKEYGEKVDPSTHRKSYVRVISHDGTKMDLSGVKIDGDVASSLKFACESIAEEYEDELIEFLSHEADNVKDRLCSKRTDLCDHALHIPHDEL